The segment TAACTCAACAATAAAACTGGTCTTAAAGAGCTTCGTTATTCAGAGGAAAACCACCCTGCTACTGTCATATGAAATTAAGGCTGAAGGTGCTCCATTGGTAGTGAATGGGAGACCGACTTTGTGGACACTGACAGTATGAGAGTATGATAGTATGCAAATAAAGGCTTCAGAACTGTTTCTACTGCTATTGAAATTCGTTAATTTGGGTGTTAACAAACAATATATGACTCCATAAAGCCAGTCGACAACTCACTATCAAATTGAGCAGCTCTTTTGCCACTTACTGACATCAGTTGATCAAAGTTTAGGTTCTGTAGTTTATTAACAGAGTTCGCCCGTTCAGAAATAGGCATAGCGATTGAACTGTCCAAAATAGGAATACTGTGTATTCTGTTTTAAGATGGATTACGTCAGCAGCTGTTAAGCGATTGTTATTTCTATATAGTAATTTGCAGGTCTCTTTCCTTTTGCTTTGAAGGACCCTGTTGACTTGTCCAAGTTCCCTGTGGAAAGAATCAGGAATTTTAGCATCATTGCCCATATTGACCATGGGAAAAGCACTttggctgacaggctgctggagATGACAGGTATGTTTACTCACCACACTATGTTTGCTCCTTTTCCGTCTGTGAATGTGCGAATGTTATCAATTTAACAAAAAATTTTCCCATGACTtgggggtctctctctctctctctctctctctctctctctgtttatatAAATTGAACAAGAGAGAAAGTTAACCATTGGATTTAAGTTGTAGTTCAGATTTAGGACAGGCCTACTGTACTGAGTAAACCATGTCAGACTTTCATAGACAGTTGATAAAAATGAGCAAAGACTAAAGCAAGACTTTAAAGGGGAGCTGTTACGCTTACAAGTGTTGCAAAGATTAATTAGTGTGACTTCATTGACAAACAGGAGCCATCGCGAAGACTGAGAAGAACAAACAGGTGCTGGACAAGCTGCaggtggagcgagagagagggataacAGTGAAGGCCCAGACAGCCTCGTTGTTTTACAGCCACCAGGGCCAGCAGTATCTCCTGAACCTCATCGACACACCGGTAAGTCAGCTGCCCAAAACATCCCTAACATCAGTGAAAAGCCATTTTCAGGTGAACTGCAGGATTTAGGCGtccacacacagggacacagacagacacagtctCATAATGtctaatatatcctatttatttactcagtcatttgaatgtgaaaaaagttggatattgcagctttaactgtaCAGCCTCAATCCTCTCTTACAAAATGCACCATCATTGCTCTATAAAACTCGACCATAAATGACCTCTTCCTGCAAAAGTGAGTAATAGGTCAATTGTCATAAGAAGTGAAACATGAAAAACCAGCCTGCACCTCTGACATTCAGAGTTCTTAGAATCCTTTTTACAGGTTACTTTTCTGTCAAGACGATTTATTTCTGTGCTGCACTAcagaatctctctcttttttttaaccccaaatgttctccctctcctcagggTCACGTCGACTTCAGTTATGAGGTGTCCAGATCGATTTCTGCATGCCAAGGCGTTCTGTTGATTGTCGATGCCAATCAGGTGCGCAACCAGATCATTTGGCACCAGTTGTCCTCGTTGATTTATGCGGATCATGCAACCATTAATGTTTTGTTGACGTGTGCAGGGGATTCAAGCACAGACGGTGGCGAACTTCTACCTGGCGTTCGAAGCTCAGCTGACCATCATCCCTGTCATCAACAAGGTACATTCAGACCAATATTTAGTTTATGGACATGCAGTATTTTCCATTTGACTGCTATGTGGCAAGTCATTCCACTCTGACATTTTCAGATTGATTTGAAAAATGCCGATCCAGAGAGGGTGGGGTTACAGATTGAAAAGGTGTTTGATATCCCACGTGAAGAATGCATCAGGGTGAGTTGGAGCGCACGCAAGCTGCTTTTTAAATTCCGCTTCCTAAATCAAAGTTTTGAGAAATGTCTCTTCATGTATGATCTCACTTCCTCTTAAGATTTCGGCTAAACTTGGAACCAACGTTGAGCGAGTTCTCCAAGAAGTCGTGAGCAGAATTCCACCGTAAGTTGTCTCAGTTGGTTTCGTTTCTAATTTGAGAGATGTTTGacacattaaattaattttctttcacttttgtttttccatcctCAGACCCACGGCAAGCGCTGACGACCCATTTAAAGCCCTAGTGTTCGACTCCACTTTCGACCACTACAGAGGAGTGGTGGCTAACATTGCCGTGTTTGGAGGCCGAGTCAGAAAAGGGGACAAGATCGTGTCGGCGCACCTCGGCAAAACCTACGAGGTCAATGAGCTGGGGCTCCTGCGGCCAGACGAGCACCCAACAGACCGGCTGTACGTCCCACTCATCCTCATCTCATGTCAGCCATCTCATCTCGTTGACGTTCGGTCacctttttaaaatgattttgtcAGTTTAACAATGCAAAATCTGATGCACTTTTAATCTTTCAGTGCCTCTGCCAGAGAGATGTGCTGGCTGAATAAGATTCTGCGTGATTCAGCATAGCTGCAATTAAATTCTGTCTGTATGACAACGGAGATATGAAATATACTGACATTTATAATGTAATTTCTGATTCTGACATTTTCCTGGGTGAAATATTTCTCCTAGTTTCCCTTTGAAATCCAAAAGCAATATCAGTAGAGCTGTCTGGTTCTTCGCAATAAGCATATCTCTGCAGTTTTATTGCGGGGCCACTGCTCCGTGCAGCCTATTAACACTGggatttttacagtacataaatgtcatttgcaaataaaaaattgCAGCAAGGGCTTGGTGCAAACTCAATTTGTAGAAAAAAAGCGACCATATAAACGTTCCCATTAACTCTCTGAGATGGTGTGATGTGCAGGTTTGCCGGCCAAGTGGGCTACTTGATAGCAGGAATGAAGGATGTGAAGGAGGCCCAGATCGGTGACACACTTTATCTCCAGCAGCAGCCGGTAGAAGCCCTGCCCGGGTTCAAGCCCGCCAAAGCCATGGTGTTCGCTGGTAAGGACACTTCTGATCtgcagttgtgtttttttttttgcggtcTGTAAAAAGCTTTTCAGAAATTAAGAGCTGGAATCAAGAACACTATTCTCGTTTTGCAATGATATGTGGAAATGATAGaatgacatgtttttttccattgctaCGGTCATTACACTTATTCAGCACATTATGTAAGCATGTAAAACTTTTAATCCAAGTAAGAAACTCTGAAATGCCACGTAACAGCAGTGATATGGTATATAATCAGTTGTCACAGTCACTAGCAGTTCAAGAGCATTAAGATTCAGGGTTGCCATGTGAATACATTCCCTGTCATCAAATGTGCTATGGCTCACTAAATACACAGTACGTAACATAACATATCATAACATAACACTAAACTTCAATATTCCAATATCCTAGGGTGGAATAAATACTGGCATTGTGTTTTGCTGTCATATTTCTGACTGCAGTAAGTAGTGGGTAGGATTTTTGTGCTGTCCGGAATAATGCTTGCTGCTGATGTGCCCCCTCTCCTTGTCTCGCTTCCTCTTTTGCTCCCTAGGGATGTATCCGATGGACCAGTCAGAATACACCGGCCTTCGCAGCGCCATCGAGAGGCTGACCCTGAATGACTCAAGTGTCACagtgcagagagacagcagtCTGGCCCTGGGAGCGGGCTGGAGGTGAGGACGGCCGCACGCTGCCTGGAATTAGAATAATAGTGTCTTAAAACCGCAGCTGAAGAATGGTCCTTTGCAGTATCCCATGGTCATATTGAAACTgatgaaaaacattaaaaaagggGGTTTTAAGACATTGAACAATGCAACCACAATAACTTCAACACTTTCAGGacttaatatatatatatatatatatatatatatatatatatatatatatatatatatatatatatatatgtatataatcaTAGTACTACCACCTCATATTTGCTGGTTGATAGTTGGATGAATAGCTTTCTTTTGGGTGTACTTTGCCAAGTTAGACCATATAGGAGTTTATTGACAGTTTGTTCTATGCAGTTTACTCACTTATCAATGCAGATGATATTATCAGTGCAGTCACTGCAGATTTGATTGTACTAGTGGTGGTACTGTAGGCTTAGGAGTGGGAAATGCTGTAGTGTATGTGTTGAACTCTTTCCAAACAGGCTCTTTGTAATTAAAATCTGAGTATGAATTACAAAATCTAAAATTTAAAGGAACCCATGACCCTCCCTGTCCCCCCTGCAGACTTGGCTTCCTGGGTCTTCTGCACATGGAGGTGTTCAATCAGCGGCTGGAGCAGGAGTACAATGCCTCCGTCATAGTGACGGCGCCCACTGTGCCCTACAAGGCCGTCCTCTCCTCGGCCAAACTCATTAAGGTAAGAGCCATTTCCTGCTCATATATTTTCTGGTCGCGCGGTAGAGCCGGGGCGGACGTTGTCGTTTCAGCAATAGGATCGTTTCCGCCGACTTGGGAAATTACGATAAAACGGGGGCGTTCTGCCGGTGCCGATGGCACGCTTCCCCGTAAAATGACAGTGAGAGACCTGAGAGGACGCTCCTCACATTTTGTCGCAATGGCAGAATCACAGCCAGTTTGAATGCTTGATACAAGTTGAGTTGCGTTGGAAACAAAGTgttctcaccccattggcagactTTTTCAACGTATTTTTATGAAAAAGAAGATTTAAATCTGATTATAAGGACAAATAATTGAcagttttttgcagtgtggtaaGACTAGTGATGAAAAAAAAGTActaaaggatttttttcttgtaaAACCTTAATGATCATGTTTTGTTTATATATAAGAATAGGTTAACTTGACCTAACAACTTAGGTTAACTTGACTTGTTTGGTATTTAAAGACTGGTAAAATTGCATTGTCTGCCTGGCACAAGTCTTTAATTAAGTACGCGAAACTTAAAACAGGACAGCCTTCAACTAAAATAACCCGGGTTCTCCTTGCAGGAGCATGGCAGTGAGGAGATCACCATAGTGAACCCTGCTCAGTTCCCAGACAGGTCGGTTGTGTCGGAGTATTTGGAGCCCATGGTGTTGGGGACTATTCTTGCTCCAGACACTTACACTGGCAAGATTATGACGCTCTGCTTGGTAAGTCTCTAATATCACTGAATTCATTTTTTACCATAGCAATGCCAACATGCAGATACAATTTCACTTCATCCAAAGcatctgttttctctgttttctctgccaccaCAAGACAAGTGACAGAACTGCAGAAACTGCAAATGAGATGAAGTGACTGTATTTGTTGGAATCTGTTGTGTATATTATTTATCTGGAACTCGTTCACTCTGTGCGTGTTTTCTGTGTCTGGTTTCTAAACATGCATCTTTGTATGCAAATGTAATGGGGAGAAGAAAGCCAGGTTTTCCAGATGTTGCAgttttttcatgtcaaaaaggGATGCTGCTTTTGAATAATCATAGGAAAATAGGCCTGGTTCTCAAGCCTGTCAGAAAATGTAGTTTGAGAGCGGATATCAAAGCGTATCCAAAAAAATCTATTGTTTTTCTTCCCAAAGAATCGCAGAGCCATCCAGAAGAACATGGTGTACATTGATGACCATCGTGTAATGATGAAGTACCTCTTCCCTTTAAATGAAATTGTCGTGGATTTCTATGACCTCCTCAAATCGCTGTCTTCTGGATATGCCAGGTAAAACTAAGCACTGTACTATGTAAATATTGTCACAAAGATATGAACTAATGGGCTTGTGTTTACTGTGTCCAAAGTCCCAATTTGCATTCATATTATAATGAaaatcttacacacacacacacacacacacacacacacacacacacacacacacacacagttacacatacCATACATCCATTCGTAATCTTGGCTGAGTCCTGATTTGAAGAATGTCTTTTCCCTCAAATCCTCTTCAtagtttttattttcctgtACACGTTTCCCCCTCAAAGTCCTGCCTAGTTTTACAGTGTCAGATAAAGAATGAATATGAACTATCACTCTGAAAGCACTCCCTGCTTCTATTAATGGCTGTCATTTTGCTTTTCTCCTCCATAGCTTTGATTATGAGAATGCAGGCTACCAGGCTGCTGATCTGATAAAGATGGATATTCTGCTGAACGGGCGATCTGTAGAAGAACTCACCACAATTGTACACAGGTAAGTTTCAAATAATAGATGTAATTCATATGTTGTACAGCAAAAGTGACTGAGcttgttttaaatgttttacacTAAATGTTCTGGGCAAGAAGCCTTAAGCTTCTTTCATAAAGTGCTAATGGTGCTAGAAAGGATCTTCTTATCTGTCTCACTGCAATATCTCAAAAAACAACCTCATTATTATCACTGCTGTCACAGAAAAACCTTAGAACTCCCATTTTgctgattttgatgtttttacatgaTTTCATGGTttatatggtgctttattagTAGAGGAATTCTCCTGACCCTATGGACCATAAAATCTATTCAACAcgtttaataaaaaaacatggcCGCTTGGCAGTGAGTGTTAACATTATCTATTACGATGACTTTACACACCGGACAAGGACTTCATTCCATTTGTGACAAGGACAATAGACTAAGtcgcatgcaaaaaaaaactgatgacCCACAGCAGATCTGTGTTTAATGTACTTAGCCAGCCAGCGCAGGCCTGGGTAATTGAAGGGCGCCGCGCTTCACCAGCGATGGCTGCTCTCTGACCATATATACTGTGGGCCTTGGAGCCGAGCGCAcctgcagtctgttgttctTTTAAGGGCATCGCAGTAGTCCGTCTTCTGCCAGAGGCACGCCACAGCGCTATGGAAAATTATGATATGTGACCGGGGCACAAGCAGGAGAAGGATGACCTGTCAAGCAGAGGAGGCGTTTCTAtctgcttttatccaaagcaccctACAGTACCACAAGGGTGTACAGTTCTACAGTGGGTGGCGCTGGTGGGAATGgaaccccaaaccctggcagtgttgctgccttgctctacccattgagaggagtttttttttatctcccacGCGGTGAAATTAAACTTaagagggatgatgcatcttggcaTTATGCTCTAGCGTTTAAAATGGTTACACGCATTGGCTTGATGCAACCGCTAtaatttaaagtcagaatttcaaactttgaaaggccctaACTCCAAAACTGTAAGTCCGATTTCACATGAAACTTGCTGCACACATCCATCTATCCTTATACTGATTGgccgctataattaaaggtcaaaatttcaaatagtccaattttgatgaaacttggacaTGAtacatcttgttactgattggcccaagaggtGCCTGCATCATCTGTGTTGGACTACATGTTTTCTTGTTTGCATTAACTTTTTTGAGGCTATGGGATGGGTACAATAGAGTTTTTTGGATAACACGTAACCTGGATTCCTTCCCTGTAGCATAGTGCAAATGTATGACCACTGCTTGGTCAACAGAGGTATCACAGTTTACACACTTCAGCCCATTCAACACCTTTTGTAATGTTGGCTGTTGGTTCTGATAGGTCTGTGTTTTCATTACAGAGATCGGGCATACAGCGCTGGGAAAGCCATGTGTGAGCGACTCCAAGACTCCATACCAAGGCAGATGTTTGAGATTGCTGTACAAGCAGCCATTGGGAGTAAGGTCATCGCAAGGGAAACGTAAGTACAAGATCTGGAATGAGGTAAAGGTGTTATTAGGGTCGGTGGTGCACAGAATGCTACATactgctatttttttattttttatttactgtattCTAGAGTGAATACCTGGGTGTATAAATcatattttgtgacatttttttcatgAGAAAATTTAAAATAACCCTTTTATCTATACAGTTGTGATTGAATACAATAATCTCTATTTCTGTAGCATAGGAGCATGAATTAGAACTTCACAGAAAATGTCTTTACCCTTAGATGTGACAATATGTTTCTCTCTTCCAGAATAAAGGCGTACAGAAAAAATGTTCTTGCAAAATGTGTAAGCAGAAATCTTCCTTTCTTCTTGACAGTTTTGAATCCAAAAATATACCACAAGCCCTATACATTTATGGTGTGCTGCAtgtcaactctctctctgtgtcttcgTAGTACGGGGGCGACATTACACGGAAGATGAAACTACTGAAGAAACAGGCGGAGGGCAAAAAGAAGATGCGGCGTATCGGCAACGTGGAAGTTCCCAAAGACGCCTTCATAAATGTTCTGAAGACGAAAGACAAATAGAAATTCTGTTAATTGCAATATTTATTTATGGCAGATTATTGCTCAATGTTGTTTGAAAGGCTCTACTGTAGATTTTTCTCTAAATAAAGTGGTCATTGTTGCCACAAACTGCAGTCCTTGTACTGATTTCTACAGTAGGCTTCTTTGACAAAGATAAACAGAATAAATGAGCCAAATTTTATGATTAGAAAATTATAAAGCATCATTCAAATATGAGAGGGAGACATTagtgttttgtttattcatttttcagtaCATACTATAtgttaaaatatacagtatggtCAATATGGATAGTATTAGGATTGATTAAGTAAGAGGAGAATAAGTAACATCCTGGCATTTTCAATATACTACTATTGTAGTTTCCTACTGTGCCATTTTCAAAGTCACTACACTGAATGAGCCCACTGATCAGCTAGTACTACACATTGCAGTAGACCTTTTGGATAGAGCAACTCTCTTCATCTAATAGGTGGGGAGAAGCACATGACTGAGCCCCTGAGTTCCTGAGTCCAGCCTTGAGAACACTTTTATAACATCTTGGACTTGTTTCAGTCTTGTGCCCattttgacttggacttgttTTGGTCTC is part of the Centroberyx gerrardi isolate f3 chromosome 16, fCenGer3.hap1.cur.20231027, whole genome shotgun sequence genome and harbors:
- the guf1 gene encoding translation factor Guf1, mitochondrial produces the protein MSFCLIKRWCETPILRRLLEFKLYRRKLHNYNMTHVTFRHRWMKNLPVFSSSCKEFSTQTDKDPVDLSKFPVERIRNFSIIAHIDHGKSTLADRLLEMTGAIAKTEKNKQVLDKLQVERERGITVKAQTASLFYSHQGQQYLLNLIDTPGHVDFSYEVSRSISACQGVLLIVDANQGIQAQTVANFYLAFEAQLTIIPVINKIDLKNADPERVGLQIEKVFDIPREECIRISAKLGTNVERVLQEVVSRIPPPTASADDPFKALVFDSTFDHYRGVVANIAVFGGRVRKGDKIVSAHLGKTYEVNELGLLRPDEHPTDRLFAGQVGYLIAGMKDVKEAQIGDTLYLQQQPVEALPGFKPAKAMVFAGMYPMDQSEYTGLRSAIERLTLNDSSVTVQRDSSLALGAGWRLGFLGLLHMEVFNQRLEQEYNASVIVTAPTVPYKAVLSSAKLIKEHGSEEITIVNPAQFPDRSVVSEYLEPMVLGTILAPDTYTGKIMTLCLNRRAIQKNMVYIDDHRVMMKYLFPLNEIVVDFYDLLKSLSSGYASFDYENAGYQAADLIKMDILLNGRSVEELTTIVHRDRAYSAGKAMCERLQDSIPRQMFEIAVQAAIGSKVIARETIKAYRKNVLAKCYGGDITRKMKLLKKQAEGKKKMRRIGNVEVPKDAFINVLKTKDK